TATGGTTTATCTTAACAGATTATTAATCTAAGGTGTTACCCTCCTTCGCTTTTGATATTTCACTCGGCTTATTCAGCCGTGTTTCATTCAAGATGCTTCGGCGGGTGTTGCACTATTGTAATAGATAAAAGTGCAACAAAAAACCCACCGATTTGGTGGGTCTAGCGTCACAAAAAATTACCCACCGTTTACTGCTGGGTAAAGAAAAAGAATCTACTAGTGACACTATTTGTTTTCATTACTTAACCTTTTTGACGATTTGTTCAAAAACGTTGGGATTGTGCAAAGCTAGTTCAGCCAGCATTTTACGGTTTAAGCTAATATTAGCTTTTTTCAATTTATCCATGAATACGCTATAACTTAATTCGAAAGAAGTTAAACCGGCATTAATTCTCTGAATCCAAAGGGTGCGAAAATCTCGTTTGCGGCGTTTGCGGCCATGGAAAGCATATTCACCAGCATGAAGCTCGGCCTGTTTGGCTAGCTTAAACCGCTTATGAATGGTCATGCGCATACCTTTGGCGGCATCAAGTATTTTTTTGTGTTTACGATGGCGGACTATTCCGGTTTTTACTCTCATATTAATATTTTGTCATTCTGGAGGTCTTTATGAAATAAAGACTGATAGAATCCTGTATGAGATCCTATCGCTGCGCTCCAGGATGCTTACAGCACCTTTTTTAACTTTTTAGCCACTTTGCCAGTTACATAATTGACTTGTTTCTGGCGGCGGCTTTGTTTTTTAGACTTACTGGCTTTCAAATGACGCATACCGATAGTTCGGCGCAGAATTTTGCCAGTTTTGGTCAATTTAAAACGTTTGCTAATTGATTTTCGAGTTTTTTGTTTTGGCACAATAGTAATAAAAACTAAGAACTAAAAAGTAACGACTTTTACCTTCCTAGTTATTTATTTTGTCCTGTTGGTTTGATCACCATGGAAAGCATTTTCCCTTGCAATTTTGGCTCAGATTCTACCTTGTAATACTCTTCTCCTAGTAGCTCTAAAGCTTCATTCATAACTCTGTCACCAAAATCTTTTCTGGTAATTTGTCTTCCAACAAATTTAACTGCTAATTTTACCTTATCTCCGTCCTCAAGAAAAGACCTAATTTTTTTGACCCGGTTTTCCAGATCACTGCGGCCGATAAACGGAGTAAAACGGACTTCTTTGAGATCTTGGCTTTTACCCTTTTTATTGCCAGCTTCAGTTTTTTTCTGTTCGTTATACCTAAATTTTCTAAAATCAACAATCCGGCAAACGGGTGGATTAGCTTTTTCGGTCACCTCTACTAGATCTAAACCTTTTTGTCTGGCTTTAAATAAAGCTTCGGTGGTAGCTATAACACCGATGTTCTCACCAGTTTCGTCGATGACGCGGACTTCAGGTGCTTTGATGTATTGGTTAAGTTTATAGTATTTTTTAGCCATGTATGATATCTTATCAGACAAGTTAGATTTATTCAATCAAATCAAAATAAAATATGGGTAAAGAAAACTTAGGTGTTTCAGAACAAACTATTAAAAAAGTGATCATGGCTGTTTTAGATTCAGGCAGTAAATTAACTATAATAGAAATATTGAGACAGACAAAGCTATCAGAAAACACTATTTTAAAGACCTTGGGATTAATGGATTGTGTTTCTTATTATTCTAGTGGAGTATGGAATTTTGATCGTCCAAGGAAAATAGGATATCTGCCATCGGGCTGTAAAGATTGCCGCCTAGCGGAATTTGGTTCAGTCTGTATTATTCATGGGACCATGTCTGTAGGGTCAGTGCAGGAGCAATGTGATTTGATATATGGGAATGTTCCTTCTGGGGAAAATTTTGGAATATAGCAAAGTATGTAAAAAGGCTTGGCAGAGCCAAGCCTTTTTAAAAATAATTCACTTGTTTCAGCTTACCAAATCTTTTTTTGTTCAATATCTTCCCTGATGAGCTTTTCAAAATCTGCTAGTTTCATGGTGCCTAGATCTTTACGGCCTCGAGCTCTGACAGCCACTTGACTACTCTGCTCTTCTTTTTCACCAACGACTAGCATGTATGGCACTTTCTGTTTTTCAGCTTCACGAATCCGTTTTTGCATGGAATCATTGCTGTTATCTACTGCAACTCTGATATTTTTTTCAGCCAGTGCTTTTTTGAGACTTTGAGCATAGTCATCAAATTTTTCAGAAATTGGCACTATGACCACTTGAGTTGGAGCTAACCAAACTGGAAAAGCCCCAGCATACTGCTCAATCAATACTCCCATAAAACGTTCAAATGCTCCCAATAACGTTCTATGAACCATGTATGGTCTCTGCTCCTTACCATCTTGATCGATATAAGTTAAGTCAAATCTGGTTGGGAGGTTAAAATCAAACTGAATAGTTGTACCCTGCCATAGCCGTCCAATAGCATCTTCAGCCTTAAGATCAATTGATGGACCATAAAACTTAGCCCCACCCGGATCTTCGGTAAAATCTACCCCTCTTTTTTTCAAAAGATCCCTCAGGGTATTTTCAGCAGTTTCCCACTCTTCCGGCTTGCCAGCATACTTGTCTTTGTTGGCCGGATCATGCACCGAAAGTTCATAGTGTAAATCATCGAAACCAAAGACTTTATTCATCTCCAGAGCAAAGTCTAGAACTCCTTCGACCTCATCCAGAAGCTGTTCTTTAGTACAGAAAATATGCGAATCATCCTGCGTAAAACCCCTGGTTCTTAAAATACCATGACGAACTCCTTCTAATTCATATCGATATACAGTTCCTAGCTCACAATACCTAATTGGCATTTCTTTATAGCTGTGAGGTTTGGATTTATAAATCAAAATATGACCATTGCAGTTCATGGGTTTGACATAGTACACATCGTTACGTTCGTCAGTCATAGGAGGGTACATGAGATCTTTATAAAAACCAGTATGACCAGATGTATCCCATAAAATCTTTTTACCAATATGAGGAGTGTATACATATTGGTAACCTTTCTTTCTGTGTTCTTGACGCCACCACAATTCAATTTCTTCCCGGGCAGTAGATAAATTTGGATGCCATAAGATCAAACCTGGTCCCATATCTTCGCTTTGGCTAAAGAGGTCAAGTTGACTATTTAAAATTCGATGATCCCGTTTTTTAGCTTCTTCAAGCATGTGAAGATGTTCTTGTAATTCTTCCTTGCTGCCAAAAGCGGTGCCATAAATTCGGGTCAGCATTTTATTTTTTTCATCGCCATGCCAATAAGCCCCAGCTACTGACAAAAGTTTAAAAGCCTTTACTTCTTCACTGTTGTCAACATGAGGACCGGCACACAGATCAACAAATTCATCCTCACTACCCTTACCGGTCCAGTAAAGCGTAGCTTTTTCACCTTTTTGCTCAATTTCATCGAGCCATTCCTGCTTGTAAGGATTGCCTTCAAAAAGCTTTTGGGCTTCGGCAATTTCTACCGCCTGTTGCTCAAATGGCAATTTTTTATTGACTATTCGCCACATTTCTTTTTCGATTTTGCCAAAGTCAGCTTCAGTGACTTTCTGGTCTCCTAAATCCACATCAAAATAAAAACCTTCATCAATGGCTGGACCCATGGCCATTTTCATATCTGGATAGAACTTACGCATAGCCATGGTTAGGATATGCTCGGCGCTGTGGCGGATTTTAACTAATTGTTCATTTTGTTGTGACATATGTTTTTTGTCATGCTGAGCGGAGCAAAGATTCTTCAGTCATTACATTCCTTCAGAATGACAGTATGTAATAAATTTTTAATCACTTTTTGCCTATGCAGAACCATGTGGCTGTTTTATCTGCATAGGCAGCTTAGTAGTTTTTTGTAATGTATGTTTCATATTTTGGCATCAAAAAAACCGCCCTTATCTAAAACAAGAGGCGGTGATCCGCGGTTCCACTCTAATTTATTACTTATTTAACCCCAGTTAGGCTGGTTTGCCTTCATCTAGCAGATTGGTGAGTTCTGTTTATGTGATGAATTACAAAATTATATCAGAAAAAATAACAAATTACAGCTTTATTTTTTTGATGAATACTGCTAGTATTAGCAGTCATTACTGCAAGATTATTAATCATTTTTGTTTAAAACCTATGGATGCTAAAAAATCTCTCACTACTCCTATATTAATTGGTTTGCTGGTTGTTGCCTCTTTTTTTGTAGGAACTTTATATACCAAAGTTCAAATTATGGAGCAGACCACTAAAAATGCTGCAGCTAATCAAGAAGCTAATAATCCTAGTGCTGCCAATGTCAAAAAGGAAGATACTCAACCTACTGAAGAAAATGCTGTTGGAAAAGTGGCTGGTGTTTCTACCACTGACCATGTTAAAGGTGCCCAAAATCCTAAAATTACTCTTATAGAATATTCAGACTACGAATGTCCTTTCTGTGCTAGGTTTCATGCTACTACTAAAGAAATCTTAGATGCATATGGCGATAGTGTGGCTTTAGTGTATCGGCACTTCCCATTAAGTTTTCATCAAAACTCAGAAAAATTAGCTGAAGCTTCTGAATGCATTGCTGATCTTGGTGGCAATGAAGCTTTTTGGAATTTTACTGACAGAGCTTTTGATGAAACTAATCCCATTGATCCTGCTAATTTAGGAGCAGTGGCTGCAGAGCTTGGTGTTGACCAAACTGCTTTTAATCAGTGTTTAGATAATGGTAAATTCAAACAAAAAGTAGCTGACAATTTGTCTTCCGGTCAAACTGCTGGTATTCAGGGAACTCCCGGAACGGTTATTATGGTCAACGGTGAAGCCAAGGAGCTTATTCCTGGAGCTCTGCCATTTGACCAGGTTAAGCCGATGCTGGATAAATACCTGGATTAACTAATCCCCTTCTCCCTTAATCGAAATAATCGGTTTGAGAGTGTGGATGATTTCAATCAAATCCTGCTGATTTGCCATAACCTTAGTAATATCTTTGTACGCTCCTGGAGCTTCATCTAGGTATTTGATTGAAGCTTTAGTAAATGTATCTTCAAGGCTTTGATGAAACGCATTGCCATCAATAGTTTTTCTAGCTTGAGTCCGGCTCATAATCCGTCCCGCTCCATGAGAACAAGATTTATAAGAATCTGGATTGCCTTTACCTTTGACAATAAAACTAGGTGTCCCCATAGAACCAGGAATAATTCCAACTTGATTTTTAAAAGCCTGAGTAGCGCCTTTGCGGTGCATGACAAGTTCTTCTCCAAAATGAGTTTCAAGACTAGCAAAATTATGATGGATATTAATTCCATCCCGGCGGATATTACTTTTTTTCAGTTTATACCCAGCTGTTTGTGCAACTTGAACAAAAGCTTCGTATAGCATAGCAAGCATTTGCCAGCGGCTTTCCAAAGCATAGGTAATTGCCCAAGTCATATCGTGTAAATAATCCTGACCTTCTTTTTCATCAAGATGTAAAAACCACAAATCTTTGGGGGTTATTTCGTGTCGTTTGATGTTTAGCTCTTGAGCTAGCTGATTATAATATTCAGCAATTCGCAGCCCTATATGTCTTGAGCCAGAATGGACCATCAACCAAATACTTTCCTCTTCATCATAGGAAGCTTCCAAGAAATGATTCCCGCCTCCCAAAGTCCCAATTTGTTGGCTAGCTCGATCCATAAGTTTTTGTAAAGGCTTGGCTGCTAAGCTGCTACTAATTTGGCCCATACCTTGCTTATCTTTAAAATAGTTGAAGCCAGTGGGAATAGCCCGATCGACTTTACTCTTAAAATTCATCCAAAACTGTTTGTTCATACCCTCTTTATCAAATGTTAGCTGGGTGTTAAGTCCACAAATCCCGCAACCGATATCTACTCCAACAATATTAGGAATGACAGTTTTTTTGGTAGCTACTACTCCACCGATAACCGCTCCTTTGCCCAAATGAACATCTGGCATAATAGCAATATGCTTAAACAGCGAAGGAATCTGGAGCATCAACTCGATTTGAGCTAAACATTGTGGTTCTATCTCTTTCAGTTTTTCGACCCAAATTTTGGCAATTCTACCTTTGTTTTGAAATATAACCATTTTCAAATTGACAATCTAATTAAATAAACCGTATTATAAATATACCTTATGCAATCTCCATTTTCATTGATTGGTAAATCGTGGTCGGGTCGAGCTTTAATTACTTATAGCTTAGGAGTCTTTATTTTGAGTGGTATTTTGGGTGGCACTGCTTATTTGACAAACTCTTCCCAATCAATTTCTCAAGCCACTCAAAAACAAACTCCCCAGGTGTTTGTAGCTGAGGAAGTAATGTCGGCTGAGAAAAAAGATCTAAGCTTTTTCTTTAATGTTTGGCAACGAGCTGTTGATCGCCAAGCTTCATTTGATGAACTCAAACAATTAACTTTAGGCGGCGGCGGCCGTTTTGAGAATATACCAGTATTAAAAATTGGTAAAGAAACTTTATATGGAAATGACCTAAATTACTATTTTTTGTTTTATCATTTTGATGAATATTGGCATGATCAAGTTATTCCTGAGAATAGTTTTAATGATGTAGTTGATGCAATAATTACTGACTCTACTGTTTTGCAAGCAGCAGCAGATAAGCAATTGGTTACTTTAGATGACCAAGTTTTTAATAATCAAAATAAAAACTACACACTTAGAAATCAGCTTGTTAGTCAAACTAAAAAGCTTTTATCAAATAAGTTAGTAGAAAAAATTTCTGGAGAATCAATTGCTATTTGGTTTAACAATGATGTTGTACCAATAGATGTTGAGCAAGGTAAAACTTTAGCTCAACAAAAAATAGAAACATTATATGAACAGTTGAAAAACGGAACTATTACCATGGCAGAAGCTGGAAATATTATAGCCAATGATTCTGAGATAGGCAGTAGTATTGATCCAGCTTATCAAAACAATGCTTATTATGTGTTTGTTGATAGGGAAAAAGATGACTCACCATTTATTTTTGATAATTTAAATGCTGAAAGTTGGAGTTTGGGTGAAGGACAAATGTCACCTATTATTATTGGAACTGATAATAACGATCCTAATAAAGAATATTTATTTACTATTATTAAAATTACTAAGCGGTCAGGAACAATTACTGACAAAAACTCAACCGAATTAATTGATTCCATGGTTAAAACTATTGATAAACAAAACTTGTCGCTTTAATAAAAACGTATGAAAAAAGTTTTACTGCTCATAGCTCAAACACTTACTTTATGTATAGTATTTTCTCAAGTAGCTTTAGCTAATGACGCCACAGTAACTGGCAAGGTTTATTTGAGGCAAGATGGTAAAGATGATGTACCGATTCCAGGCGTTGTTGTTTATAGGCAGGATAAGGAAAATAGGTCAGCTGGTTGGGTTGGTATTCCT
The Candidatus Beckwithbacteria bacterium genome window above contains:
- a CDS encoding thioredoxin domain-containing protein, producing MDAKKSLTTPILIGLLVVASFFVGTLYTKVQIMEQTTKNAAANQEANNPSAANVKKEDTQPTEENAVGKVAGVSTTDHVKGAQNPKITLIEYSDYECPFCARFHATTKEILDAYGDSVALVYRHFPLSFHQNSEKLAEASECIADLGGNEAFWNFTDRAFDETNPIDPANLGAVAAELGVDQTAFNQCLDNGKFKQKVADNLSSGQTAGIQGTPGTVIMVNGEAKELIPGALPFDQVKPMLDKYLD
- a CDS encoding RtcB family protein, which produces MVIFQNKGRIAKIWVEKLKEIEPQCLAQIELMLQIPSLFKHIAIMPDVHLGKGAVIGGVVATKKTVIPNIVGVDIGCGICGLNTQLTFDKEGMNKQFWMNFKSKVDRAIPTGFNYFKDKQGMGQISSSLAAKPLQKLMDRASQQIGTLGGGNHFLEASYDEEESIWLMVHSGSRHIGLRIAEYYNQLAQELNIKRHEITPKDLWFLHLDEKEGQDYLHDMTWAITYALESRWQMLAMLYEAFVQVAQTAGYKLKKSNIRRDGINIHHNFASLETHFGEELVMHRKGATQAFKNQVGIIPGSMGTPSFIVKGKGNPDSYKSCSHGAGRIMSRTQARKTIDGNAFHQSLEDTFTKASIKYLDEAPGAYKDITKVMANQQDLIEIIHTLKPIISIKGEGD
- a CDS encoding threonine--tRNA ligase; this encodes MSQQNEQLVKIRHSAEHILTMAMRKFYPDMKMAMGPAIDEGFYFDVDLGDQKVTEADFGKIEKEMWRIVNKKLPFEQQAVEIAEAQKLFEGNPYKQEWLDEIEQKGEKATLYWTGKGSEDEFVDLCAGPHVDNSEEVKAFKLLSVAGAYWHGDEKNKMLTRIYGTAFGSKEELQEHLHMLEEAKKRDHRILNSQLDLFSQSEDMGPGLILWHPNLSTAREEIELWWRQEHRKKGYQYVYTPHIGKKILWDTSGHTGFYKDLMYPPMTDERNDVYYVKPMNCNGHILIYKSKPHSYKEMPIRYCELGTVYRYELEGVRHGILRTRGFTQDDSHIFCTKEQLLDEVEGVLDFALEMNKVFGFDDLHYELSVHDPANKDKYAGKPEEWETAENTLRDLLKKRGVDFTEDPGGAKFYGPSIDLKAEDAIGRLWQGTTIQFDFNLPTRFDLTYIDQDGKEQRPYMVHRTLLGAFERFMGVLIEQYAGAFPVWLAPTQVVIVPISEKFDDYAQSLKKALAEKNIRVAVDNSNDSMQKRIREAEKQKVPYMLVVGEKEEQSSQVAVRARGRKDLGTMKLADFEKLIREDIEQKKIW
- a CDS encoding translation initiation factor IF-3 produces the protein MAKKYYKLNQYIKAPEVRVIDETGENIGVIATTEALFKARQKGLDLVEVTEKANPPVCRIVDFRKFRYNEQKKTEAGNKKGKSQDLKEVRFTPFIGRSDLENRVKKIRSFLEDGDKVKLAVKFVGRQITRKDFGDRVMNEALELLGEEYYKVESEPKLQGKMLSMVIKPTGQNK
- the rpmI gene encoding 50S ribosomal protein L35, which codes for MPKQKTRKSISKRFKLTKTGKILRRTIGMRHLKASKSKKQSRRQKQVNYVTGKVAKKLKKVL
- the rplT gene encoding 50S ribosomal protein L20; the encoded protein is MRVKTGIVRHRKHKKILDAAKGMRMTIHKRFKLAKQAELHAGEYAFHGRKRRKRDFRTLWIQRINAGLTSFELSYSVFMDKLKKANISLNRKMLAELALHNPNVFEQIVKKVK